The genomic region GAAGATCCGTTTGACGGATTCGGCAAGTTCGACTACGTGATGGCGAATCCGCCGTTTAACGTCGATGATGTCCCTATTGCCACGATCGAGAGTGATCTACGCTTTAACACCTACGGAATCCCGCGCAACAAAGGGAAAGTGAAAAAAGGGGAAGAGGGGAAAGAGACCGTCCCCAATGCCAACTATCTGTGGATCAACCTGTTTGCGACGTCGCTCAAAGAGAAAGGGCGAGCCGCGCTGGTAATGGCAAACTCCGCCTCGGATGCCCGTCACTCCGAAGCCGACATCCGCCAAAGCTTGATCGAGAACAATCTCATCTACGGGATGCTAACCCTGCCGTCGAATATGTTCTACACCGTCACGCTCCCTGCGACGTTATGGTTTTTTGACAAGGCAAAAAGCAACGATAAAATCCTCTTTATCGATGCTCGCAATATCTTTACCCAGATCGACCGCGCCCACCGTGAGTTCAGCGAAGAGCAGATACAAAACATCGCCATCATCAGCAAACTCCACCGAGGCAATCGAAAAGCGTTTGTCCGTCTCATCGAGCGTTATTTCGAGAGAGGGATGGAGCTGTTGATCGAAAACGAGACTCAGGTTATGCCTGTGAGTACACAGCTTCTCAGTGTCCTCGATGACGAGGCGGGGAAACTCGCCGTAGGCGATCTGGTGAAACAGTGGAGCGCACTGGATAAACTCCAGAGTCTCTACCAAGCGCACCGCAAACGTGACACGAAACTCAAAAGCGACACAGAGATCGATGGTCTAAATCGTGCACAGCATATACTGCGCGAAGCGTTCGATCCTTTTTTCCTCTCATTGCACGCGGGGCTAAAACAGCTCGACAAGATCGTAAGAGCACATGAGAAACTCAAAGCGGAAGCGGCGCAAAAAGAGGGGAAACGTGCCATGGCGGATCGAGAGATCAAAAAGCTCAAAGATGCCCTCGAACAGCTCCACAAAGAGGTAAAAACCGCCGAGAGTTTTTACCGTCATATCCACTGGCTCCAAGAACGCTTTCCCGAAGCACGCTACGAAGACGTAACGGGGCTGTGCAAGCTCGCTACACCGGATGAAGTCAAAGAGCAGGATTATTCGCTCAATCCGGGGCGGTATGTTGGGGTTGTGATCGAGGAAGATGGGAAAACAGAGGAAGAATTTATTGCAGAAATTGTTGATTTAAATGGTCAGTTGGAAGAGTTAAATAAGTTCTCAAAAAATATTGAACAAATTATACATAATAACATTCATGAATTGATCGGTGAATAGTAAATGATAGGAAATAAAAGTATTTTTGATTATAAGATAAAAAACTTTTGTGCTGTTGGTGATGGAGCTCATGCAAGTATAGAAAGACAAATGAATGGTGTTATGTATTTAACATCAAAAAATTTTAAAAAAAGTGGAATCGATTTATCAAAAGTTGATTACATCAGCGAAGCGGATTTTGAAAAATACTTTGAAAAAAATAAATCTGCTATTGTTAAACCTTCTGTAGGTGATGTTGTATTTGGAATTATTGGATCGATTGGTACTCCATATGTCATGCGTCAGACAGACAGATTTGGATTATCAAGTAGTGTTGGAATTATCAGACCTAATCAGGATATTTCTCCAAAATATTTATATTATTTTATGACTTCTTCTCCATTTCAATTGGCTGTAGAGGCAATGAAAAGTGGATCAGCACAAGGCTTTCTTAGTCTAGAAATGATAAGAAATTTACCTCTGATTAAGTATGATATAAAAGTTCAACAAAAAATCGCCGCTATCCTCTCCTCTTACGACGATTTGATCGAAAACAACCAACGACGCATTACCCTCCTCGAAAAAATGGCAGAGGAGATTTACCGCGAATGGTTTGTCCGTTTCCGCTTCCCCGGATATCAAAGTGCCGAGTTTGAAAAAGGGATTCCGAAGGGGTGGAATGTCAAAAAAATAGGGGATATATATAATACATCTTCAGGTGGAACTCCATCACGTAAAAATTTGAATAATTATGGTGGTGATATTAATTGGCTTAAAACTGGAGAGTTGAAAAATATTTTTGCGTTTGGAAGTGAAGAAAAAATAACATTACTAGGTTTAGAATCATCTTCAGCAAAAATATTTCCTGTCAATACAGTGATTATTGCAATGTATTGTGCAATGGCTGATATAACTATTCTTGCCGAAGAATCTTCAACAAATCAAGCATGTTGTGCATTTTTACCAAAACATAAATATCTCAGTCATGTTTATACGTATTATTTGATTAAATTTGCTCAAAATCATATGATTCAATTCGCGCATGGTGCGGCTCAACAAAATTTGAGCCAAGATTTAATTAAAGGATTTAAAATTTTAGTTGCTAAAGAATCAATCATTCGTGAATTTACTGAAAAATTAACTCCAATTTTTGATCAAATTCAATCAATAGCGAAATGTAATTCAAATCTTATAAAGACTAGAGAGCTTCTTTTACCTCGTCTTATCTCCGGCAAACTCTCCGTCGAAAATCTGGACATCCAGTTTCCGCCGAGTATGTGCGAAGATGGCGCGGCGTAACCATATCTTGAGGAAAACACACTAGGCGGTACATGATGGCAAAAAACTTTATCTCCGAAGACGATATCGAACAGGCGATTTTACAAAAGCTCAACACGCATTTCGGCTTTGAACTCCTCAACTGTTATACCGCCAAGCCCGAAGAGTTGCGTGATAACTCCAAACGCGCCGATAAACGCGATGTCATCCTCGCTGATCGCCTCACATCCGCATGCCTCCGCCTCA from Sulfuricurvum sp. harbors:
- a CDS encoding N-6 DNA methylase, producing MTTEAIKQLENDLWAAADNLRANTDLKSTEYATPVLGLIFLKFADNNYRRAEKAINDEFARVSGTRMEMPISQIAISKCGFYLPDHARYDYLLNLPEQEDVAKRIKEAMQDIEKYKPELEGVLPKDEYAPLTRTDKTIPSQLLKNFSNIPRDASGDMLGKIYEFFLGKFALAEGQGGGAFFTPTSVVKVMVEMIEPYKGTVYDPACGSGGMFVQSQHFVEQHRAELDALGEEHEEDQLFVYGQEKTLDTVKLAKMNLAVNGLRGEIKQANSYAEDPFDGFGKFDYVMANPPFNVDDVPIATIESDLRFNTYGIPRNKGKVKKGEEGKETVPNANYLWINLFATSLKEKGRAALVMANSASDARHSEADIRQSLIENNLIYGMLTLPSNMFYTVTLPATLWFFDKAKSNDKILFIDARNIFTQIDRAHREFSEEQIQNIAIISKLHRGNRKAFVRLIERYFERGMELLIENETQVMPVSTQLLSVLDDEAGKLAVGDLVKQWSALDKLQSLYQAHRKRDTKLKSDTEIDGLNRAQHILREAFDPFFLSLHAGLKQLDKIVRAHEKLKAEAAQKEGKRAMADREIKKLKDALEQLHKEVKTAESFYRHIHWLQERFPEARYEDVTGLCKLATPDEVKEQDYSLNPGRYVGVVIEEDGKTEEEFIAEIVDLNGQLEELNKFSKNIEQIIHNNIHELIGE
- a CDS encoding restriction endonuclease subunit S, with the translated sequence MIGNKSIFDYKIKNFCAVGDGAHASIERQMNGVMYLTSKNFKKSGIDLSKVDYISEADFEKYFEKNKSAIVKPSVGDVVFGIIGSIGTPYVMRQTDRFGLSSSVGIIRPNQDISPKYLYYFMTSSPFQLAVEAMKSGSAQGFLSLEMIRNLPLIKYDIKVQQKIAAILSSYDDLIENNQRRITLLEKMAEEIYREWFVRFRFPGYQSAEFEKGIPKGWNVKKIGDIYNTSSGGTPSRKNLNNYGGDINWLKTGELKNIFAFGSEEKITLLGLESSSAKIFPVNTVIIAMYCAMADITILAEESSTNQACCAFLPKHKYLSHVYTYYLIKFAQNHMIQFAHGAAQQNLSQDLIKGFKILVAKESIIREFTEKLTPIFDQIQSIAKCNSNLIKTRELLLPRLISGKLSVENLDIQFPPSMCEDGAA